A single region of the Synechococcus sp. HK05 genome encodes:
- a CDS encoding glycosyltransferase family 4 protein — MRITILQGAFLPVPPLRGGAVEKMWFELGKQFSKKGHRVCHVSRRFPGLPQEELIEGVHHLRVKGYHTPANGLHLKLLDLLYSLRALRVLPPADILITNSFWLPILAARRQQRFGQIVVDVARMPKGQMRFYRRAACLRANSSAVAQAIAQEAPHLSGLVCTIPNPLPFQPPQLSAAGREPVILYCGRLHPEKGIALLLEAFRLACERGLSGWTLRLVGPADTAAGGGGLSWLEGLLAGSKAVGLPIQWIGPVYGEQELLRLYQQAALFAYPSLAERGETFGLAPLEAMACGAVPIVSDLACFRDFITSGLNGLAFNHRSLDPASQLAQEIINLAHNPDRRAAMAEAALDVRNSHHPATIARQFIECFQMLI; from the coding sequence TTGCGCATCACGATCCTCCAGGGTGCCTTTTTGCCTGTACCCCCACTCCGCGGCGGCGCCGTGGAGAAGATGTGGTTTGAACTGGGCAAGCAGTTCAGCAAGAAGGGGCACAGGGTGTGCCATGTGTCGCGCCGGTTTCCGGGGCTGCCGCAGGAGGAGCTGATTGAAGGTGTGCATCATTTGCGGGTGAAGGGTTACCACACACCGGCCAATGGTCTGCACCTCAAACTGCTGGATCTGCTTTATTCGCTGCGGGCACTGCGGGTGCTGCCACCGGCCGACATCCTGATCACCAATTCCTTCTGGCTGCCGATCCTGGCCGCACGGCGCCAGCAAAGGTTCGGGCAGATTGTGGTGGATGTGGCACGCATGCCCAAGGGACAGATGCGGTTTTACCGCCGCGCTGCCTGCCTGCGGGCCAACAGCAGCGCCGTGGCCCAGGCGATTGCACAGGAAGCTCCCCACCTGTCTGGCTTGGTGTGCACCATCCCGAATCCCTTACCTTTCCAGCCGCCACAGCTGTCTGCGGCTGGTCGGGAGCCGGTGATCCTCTATTGCGGCCGTCTCCATCCAGAGAAGGGCATCGCTCTGTTGCTTGAGGCCTTCCGCCTCGCCTGCGAGCGGGGCCTCAGCGGCTGGACGCTGCGGCTGGTAGGGCCTGCCGATACGGCAGCTGGTGGTGGCGGATTGAGCTGGTTGGAGGGTCTGCTGGCCGGCTCAAAAGCGGTGGGCCTACCGATCCAGTGGATAGGTCCAGTCTATGGCGAGCAGGAGCTGCTGCGGCTTTACCAGCAGGCAGCGCTGTTTGCTTACCCGTCGTTGGCGGAGCGTGGTGAAACCTTTGGCCTGGCACCTCTTGAGGCGATGGCCTGCGGAGCGGTGCCGATTGTGAGCGACCTTGCCTGCTTCCGCGATTTCATCACCTCTGGATTGAACGGCCTGGCATTCAATCATCGTTCCCTCGATCCTGCCTCCCAACTCGCGCAGGAGATCATCAACCTTGCCCACAACCCCGATCGCCGAGCTGCAATGGCGGAAGCGGCCTTGGACGTACGAAATAGCCACCACCCGGCCACGATCGCTCGCCAGTTCATCGAGTGTTTTCAGATGTTGATCTAG
- a CDS encoding DapH/DapD/GlmU-related protein, translating into MHTHVQVSRYASPWSRTYRLRLLIWDYSWSLLCRWTPKPFNPWRLFILRCFGATLHGRPFVHQRARIDHPWNLTLHHKACLGARAHAYCLGAVEIGPAACVAQEAYLCTGTHDFSVTHRPLQTAPIHIGADAFIGARAFVLPGVNVGEGAIVGACAVVARNVSATTTVVGNPARPLARALPEPVQPADL; encoded by the coding sequence ATGCATACCCATGTCCAGGTCAGCCGTTACGCCAGCCCTTGGAGCCGAACCTACCGCCTGCGCTTGTTGATTTGGGATTACAGCTGGTCTTTGCTGTGCCGCTGGACGCCTAAACCGTTCAATCCCTGGCGCCTGTTCATCCTGCGTTGCTTTGGGGCCACGCTGCATGGCCGGCCGTTCGTGCACCAGCGTGCCCGCATCGATCATCCCTGGAATCTTACTCTCCATCACAAAGCTTGCCTTGGTGCTCGCGCCCATGCCTATTGCCTCGGCGCTGTAGAGATCGGTCCGGCAGCCTGTGTGGCTCAGGAGGCTTATTTGTGCACAGGAACCCACGATTTCAGTGTTACCCATAGGCCCCTACAGACCGCCCCGATCCATATCGGCGCCGACGCTTTTATCGGCGCCCGGGCCTTCGTATTGCCCGGTGTGAACGTGGGAGAGGGGGCAATCGTAGGCGCCTGTGCCGTGGTGGCCCGCAACGTGTCGGCCACCACAACCGTAGTTGGTAATCCGGCTCGGCCGCTCGCTCGGGCTTTGCCTGAGCCGGTACAGCCGGCCGATCTCTAA
- a CDS encoding methyltransferase domain-containing protein translates to MAILEFGCGRSGFPTWLRQQLGSDATSLVNITCQDVTATNEAYLQQVADQVLIAPLVRGVLHPGSFDLIFSTHCFEHVARPEALLHTCISLLKPGGALLLFAPRYDLPFYLSPSCVNLPPVSRLLLGLRLLLIRWFTRLRRKPAFVIDTAPACLDRPFVRDADAIHWVSAHDVQLFAHRHNLSFSLLDVSHHAAPPSKQWFIDQFGKLSVCLWKPLQPH, encoded by the coding sequence GTGGCCATTCTGGAATTCGGGTGTGGTCGTTCAGGCTTTCCCACTTGGCTGCGCCAGCAACTCGGCTCCGATGCCACCTCTCTGGTGAACATCACCTGCCAGGACGTGACCGCCACCAATGAGGCCTATCTCCAGCAGGTGGCCGACCAGGTGCTGATCGCCCCTCTGGTAAGAGGCGTGCTGCATCCGGGCAGTTTCGATCTGATCTTCAGCACCCACTGCTTCGAGCATGTGGCACGGCCTGAAGCCTTGCTGCACACCTGCATCTCCTTGCTCAAGCCGGGCGGTGCCTTGCTGCTCTTCGCCCCCCGCTACGACCTGCCCTTCTACCTAAGCCCCTCGTGCGTCAATCTCCCGCCCGTTTCGCGGCTTCTCCTGGGCCTCCGGTTGCTGCTCATCCGCTGGTTCACCAGGCTGCGTCGCAAACCCGCTTTCGTGATCGACACCGCACCTGCCTGCCTGGATCGCCCCTTCGTTCGTGATGCCGATGCCATTCACTGGGTTTCGGCGCATGACGTGCAGTTGTTCGCCCATCGCCACAACCTCAGCTTTTCCCTCCTGGATGTGAGCCATCACGCCGCTCCACCGAGCAAGCAGTGGTTTATTGATCAGTTCGGCAAGTTGTCTGTTTGTTTGTGGAAACCCTTGCAGCCACACTGA
- a CDS encoding FkbM family methyltransferase → MFNQIRKRFHPLWRLRQWAWYRKVQDLVDPDVAIRMNGFKVYLKLLRDLSLILPHQGKERATQQAFSSCLGWGGCVDVFIDVGANIGSYSWLAKEHRVNDIFMFEPDPANCRLLMRTLRANRLEHVFLVPFAASTSAGVATFYPDLASGATGSLENHRLNAHSLHAAYGMGESIAVPTLPLDLFADFCYGKRVLIKIDVVGAEASVLAGAMDLIRQTLPVIIVECFEPSKLEVMRTLGYDIQSLEENGNYLLMPPSYMPAS, encoded by the coding sequence ATGTTTAACCAGATCCGAAAACGGTTTCATCCCCTTTGGCGCCTCAGACAATGGGCCTGGTATCGGAAAGTTCAGGATTTGGTTGACCCTGATGTAGCGATCAGGATGAATGGCTTTAAGGTCTATCTGAAATTGTTGCGAGACCTAAGCCTCATCCTTCCCCATCAAGGCAAGGAAAGGGCAACCCAACAAGCCTTCTCCTCGTGCTTAGGGTGGGGGGGCTGTGTTGATGTGTTCATCGATGTGGGGGCCAATATCGGTTCCTATTCCTGGTTGGCAAAGGAGCATCGCGTGAATGATATTTTCATGTTTGAACCGGATCCCGCCAATTGCCGTCTGTTGATGCGCACACTGCGTGCCAACCGCCTCGAACACGTATTCCTGGTGCCCTTTGCTGCCTCTACATCGGCTGGCGTTGCCACTTTCTATCCCGATCTGGCCAGCGGCGCCACTGGCAGCCTTGAAAATCATCGCCTGAATGCGCACTCGCTCCATGCCGCCTACGGCATGGGTGAATCGATTGCTGTGCCTACCCTGCCTTTGGATCTCTTCGCCGATTTCTGCTATGGCAAGCGTGTGCTGATCAAGATTGATGTGGTAGGCGCCGAGGCCTCTGTGCTGGCCGGCGCCATGGATCTGATCCGCCAAACGCTACCGGTGATCATCGTGGAGTGTTTCGAGCCCTCCAAGCTCGAGGTGATGCGGACTCTGGGATATGACATCCAATCTCTTGAAGAGAATGGCAATTACCTGCTCATGCCTCCAAGCTATATGCCAGCAAGTTGA
- a CDS encoding glycosyltransferase family 2 protein encodes MLDLTIAIPARNEERNLAVCLQAVGSDFSQRVVVIDSVSTDGTAEVACRHDAEVIEFRWDGHFPKKRNWFLRNHTPSTEWVLFLDADEILTPAAKREIAATLPGSSYQGFLLSYTNYFLGRRLRGGYPLRKLALFRVGEVEYECIEEDHWSQCDMEVHEYPLVSGSVGLIRSRIDHRDLRGIDSYMRKHNEYAAWEAQRLFGHRHQPHASASWKPHQRLKYRLITSPWGGLAFFLGSFFLMGGWRDGGTGFAFCLLKAGYFTQIACRLRELEQQQALTTAR; translated from the coding sequence ATGCTTGATCTCACCATCGCCATCCCCGCGCGCAACGAAGAGCGTAACCTGGCCGTCTGTCTGCAGGCCGTTGGCTCTGATTTCTCTCAGCGCGTGGTGGTGATTGATTCGGTCAGCACCGATGGAACTGCTGAGGTAGCCTGTCGCCATGACGCCGAGGTGATTGAGTTCCGCTGGGACGGCCACTTCCCAAAGAAACGCAACTGGTTCCTTCGCAATCACACCCCCAGTACGGAGTGGGTGTTGTTTCTCGATGCCGATGAGATTCTCACCCCGGCGGCGAAGCGGGAGATTGCCGCCACCCTGCCGGGCAGCAGCTACCAGGGCTTTCTGCTCAGCTACACCAACTACTTCCTCGGTCGCCGCCTGCGCGGTGGCTATCCCCTGCGCAAGCTCGCCCTCTTCCGCGTGGGCGAGGTAGAATACGAGTGCATCGAAGAGGATCACTGGTCGCAGTGCGACATGGAGGTGCACGAATACCCGCTCGTGAGCGGTTCGGTGGGTCTGATCCGCTCCCGCATCGACCACCGCGACCTGCGCGGCATCGACTCCTACATGCGCAAGCACAACGAGTACGCCGCATGGGAAGCCCAGCGCCTGTTCGGCCATCGTCACCAGCCCCACGCAAGCGCCAGCTGGAAACCCCACCAGCGCCTCAAGTACCGGCTAATCACCTCCCCCTGGGGCGGCCTGGCCTTCTTTCTCGGCAGTTTCTTCCTGATGGGCGGCTGGCGTGACGGCGGCACCGGCTTCGCCTTCTGCTTGCTCAAGGCTGGCTACTTCACCCAGATCGCCTGCCGCCTGCGCGAGCTGGAGCAGCAGCAAGCCCTCACTACTGCTCGCTGA
- a CDS encoding WcaI family glycosyltransferase, with protein sequence MKILLYGLNYAPEPVGIGKYSGELCPWLAARGHQLRVITAPPYFPGWRVSAPHRNGYTLKQREGVRVRRCPLWVPRRPSGLTRLLHLASFALSSLGPLLAQCAWRPDVVITVAPAFFCAPGALLLGHLCGRRTITWLHIQDFELDAAFELGLLKGRLLRSLAEAWERRTLRGFERVSSISAAMVQRLEAKGVDPALSLLFPNWVDLEVIQPQLGTARFENTYRRELGIGPDQLVLMYSGSMNKKQGLDLLVEVIHQLADLPQLVWLLAGEGPTKAELVAATQGLPQVRHLPLQPIERLNDWLNAADLHLLPQKAEAADLVLPSKLLGILASGRPVVASSPPGSELAALADQAGACVPPGDASAFAAALRDLIASPQRRADAGRLARLLVEKNFGKDAVLGRFEQQLTALVGQADRRAGGR encoded by the coding sequence ATGAAAATTCTGCTCTACGGCCTCAATTACGCGCCTGAACCCGTTGGTATCGGCAAATATAGCGGTGAACTTTGCCCCTGGCTGGCGGCTCGTGGCCATCAGCTGCGGGTGATCACGGCGCCGCCCTACTTCCCCGGCTGGCGGGTATCAGCCCCCCATCGCAACGGCTACACCCTCAAGCAGCGCGAAGGCGTGCGTGTGCGACGTTGTCCCCTTTGGGTGCCGCGCCGGCCCAGTGGCCTCACCCGCCTGCTGCATCTCGCCAGCTTCGCGCTCTCCAGTCTTGGGCCGCTCCTCGCTCAGTGCGCCTGGCGCCCCGATGTGGTGATCACCGTGGCGCCAGCCTTTTTCTGTGCGCCCGGTGCACTGCTGCTCGGGCACCTTTGCGGGCGCCGCACCATCACCTGGCTGCATATCCAGGATTTTGAACTCGATGCCGCTTTCGAGCTTGGCCTGCTCAAGGGTCGGCTCTTGCGCTCGCTGGCTGAAGCCTGGGAACGCCGCACCTTGCGCGGCTTTGAGCGCGTGAGCAGTATCAGCGCCGCCATGGTGCAGCGGCTTGAGGCCAAGGGCGTCGACCCTGCTCTCAGCCTGCTCTTTCCGAACTGGGTGGATCTGGAGGTGATCCAGCCTCAGCTGGGCACAGCCCGCTTCGAAAACACATACCGGCGTGAGCTCGGGATCGGGCCGGATCAGCTGGTGCTGATGTATTCAGGCTCGATGAACAAAAAGCAGGGCCTCGATCTGCTCGTGGAGGTGATTCACCAGCTCGCGGATCTGCCCCAGCTGGTGTGGCTGCTGGCCGGAGAAGGCCCCACCAAAGCTGAGCTTGTGGCAGCCACCCAGGGCCTACCCCAGGTGCGCCATCTCCCCCTCCAACCGATCGAACGCCTCAATGATTGGCTGAATGCCGCCGATCTTCACCTTCTTCCCCAGAAGGCAGAAGCTGCCGATCTGGTGCTTCCCTCCAAGCTGCTCGGCATCCTCGCTAGTGGCCGGCCTGTGGTGGCCAGTTCCCCTCCGGGATCGGAACTTGCAGCGCTAGCCGACCAGGCCGGAGCCTGTGTGCCTCCCGGTGATGCCAGCGCTTTTGCAGCAGCACTGCGGGACCTGATCGCTTCGCCCCAGCGCCGCGCCGATGCGGGCCGTCTTGCACGCCTGCTGGTGGAAAAGAACTTCGGCAAGGATGCCGTTCTCGGTCGCTTTGAGCAGCAGCTCACGGCTCTGGTTGGCCAAGCAGATAGGCGCGCAGGTGGCCGGTGA
- a CDS encoding NUDIX hydrolase produces the protein MKRWILRLRLYRLAAWLYETYRLIAKPRTHGALVAMWHQEQLLLVVASYRRELSLPGGWISRGETARRAAQRELAEELGLQVEERQLGEPWAFTERSARGVNTVTIFSVELAERPTLQVDGLEILRCLWLRRAEALERPITGHLRAYLLGQPEP, from the coding sequence ATGAAGCGCTGGATCCTGCGGTTGCGGCTCTACCGGCTGGCGGCTTGGCTCTATGAGACCTATCGCCTGATCGCGAAGCCACGCACCCACGGCGCACTGGTGGCGATGTGGCATCAAGAGCAGCTGCTGTTGGTGGTGGCCAGTTACCGGCGCGAGCTGTCGTTACCTGGTGGCTGGATCAGCAGGGGCGAAACGGCACGGAGGGCCGCACAGCGTGAACTCGCAGAAGAGCTGGGTTTGCAGGTGGAGGAAAGGCAGCTGGGTGAGCCCTGGGCGTTCACAGAACGCTCCGCCCGCGGGGTGAACACGGTGACAATCTTTTCTGTGGAGCTGGCAGAACGGCCAACACTGCAGGTGGATGGGCTGGAAATCCTGCGCTGCCTATGGCTGAGGCGAGCTGAAGCGCTGGAACGCCCGATCACCGGCCACCTGCGCGCCTATCTGCTTGGCCAACCAGAGCCGTGA
- a CDS encoding PIN domain-containing protein, whose protein sequence is MISVKESERGSRVKRRRNPAFAQRLEQGPDELLRLYADRILPINTTIARHWGQLSAELGRPGADLMLGSTAVKYGMQVATRKDRHVLPTGVALVNPVST, encoded by the coding sequence GTGATCAGCGTGAAGGAAAGCGAACGTGGGAGTCGCGTCAAGCGTCGCCGTAATCCGGCTTTTGCACAGCGGCTCGAGCAAGGACCCGATGAACTGCTGCGGCTGTATGCGGATCGCATCCTGCCAATCAACACCACGATTGCGCGGCACTGGGGGCAACTCTCTGCCGAACTCGGCCGCCCCGGCGCCGATCTGATGCTTGGGAGTACGGCCGTGAAGTACGGCATGCAGGTTGCAACGCGCAAGGATCGCCATGTCCTGCCGACAGGTGTGGCCTTGGTGAATCCGGTCTCCACATGA
- a CDS encoding YdcF family protein gives MPLAIAWSYCPPDPLLWLELREPLLQLLYQPWLVLPLLGGLSWCLSGPLPTQARIAAVVALMVLAALLYSPMGTAWLSAWLDRQLPPFSDPAPRDSVPAVVVLVGRGPQVAAATTAVAASIASQGSVAAVYVSGDAISTAQALERQGVPAQQISGDSCARTTWENATRTAAWLHRHHPRSPVLLLTDPWQLPRATAAFRRQGLHVQPLAVEPSLSPGQRNRLALRETAGTLLYALQRRL, from the coding sequence ATGCCCCTGGCGATCGCCTGGAGCTATTGCCCGCCAGATCCGCTGCTCTGGCTGGAGCTGCGAGAGCCGTTGTTGCAGCTGCTCTATCAACCCTGGCTGGTGCTGCCTTTGCTGGGAGGGCTCAGCTGGTGTTTGAGCGGGCCGCTGCCCACCCAGGCGCGCATCGCCGCTGTGGTGGCGCTGATGGTTTTGGCCGCGTTGCTTTACAGCCCGATGGGCACCGCTTGGCTGAGTGCTTGGCTCGATCGGCAGTTGCCGCCCTTCTCCGATCCGGCGCCGCGGGATTCCGTGCCCGCCGTGGTGGTGTTGGTGGGCCGCGGGCCTCAGGTGGCGGCAGCCACCACCGCCGTCGCCGCTTCCATCGCATCGCAGGGTTCTGTTGCAGCGGTGTATGTGAGCGGCGATGCCATCAGCACCGCTCAAGCCCTGGAGCGCCAGGGGGTCCCAGCCCAGCAGATCAGCGGTGACTCCTGCGCCCGCACCACCTGGGAGAACGCCACCCGCACCGCGGCTTGGTTGCACCGCCACCATCCCCGTTCTCCGGTGCTGTTGCTCACCGATCCATGGCAGCTGCCGCGTGCCACCGCGGCCTTCCGCCGCCAGGGCTTGCACGTGCAGCCGTTAGCGGTTGAGCCCTCCCTCAGCCCAGGCCAGCGCAACCGCCTCGCCCTGCGTGAAACCGCAGGAACCCTGTTGTACGCCTTGCAGCGTCGCCTGTAG
- a CDS encoding undecaprenyl-phosphate glucose phosphotransferase gives MPHPHTPGRRRWGGWLRLYGNDLNRLQRFVDPLYVTLLFDGLVLSQVRALPLAQALLILAIVAVLPALILPQGKLYQSYRQQSLFTLTRRLSVSWLLLLAVLLALAFATKLSAQFSRIAVVSWALLGWAGLFTLHVGGRKLLRWWRIRGGNSRALLYWGTPDAAVAFHERLRKAPYLGLKLAAWFSPLPPNGRTLPAQMPPWGGSLPHLRRWLEHHSVDQIVFSHVSTDQLSMQDLLRFLGDTCIPVTYAPAWVMPGMRFEVEQVADQPCIDLWRPNQSALDAVLKRLFDLAVAGFALTLLTPVLVGLALAIRLTSPGPVLFKQDRYGLDGRRFSIYKFRSMRVVEAGDQQGLRQATRNDPRITPLGAVMRRWSLDELPQLLNVLKGDMSIVGPRPHAVDHNEQYRQLIPGYMQRHLAKPGMTGLAQIRGFRGETATLEAMANRIAADLEYQRDWSLTTDLKILIKTVLHLRSVNAY, from the coding sequence ATGCCCCATCCACACACCCCCGGCCGGCGCCGCTGGGGCGGTTGGTTGCGCCTCTATGGCAACGACCTCAACCGCCTGCAGCGCTTCGTCGACCCCCTCTACGTCACCTTGCTGTTCGATGGCCTGGTGCTCAGCCAGGTGCGCGCACTGCCGCTCGCGCAGGCGCTGTTGATCCTGGCGATCGTGGCGGTGCTACCGGCGCTGATCCTGCCCCAGGGGAAGCTGTATCAGAGCTACCGGCAGCAATCGCTGTTCACCCTGACGCGGCGGCTCAGCGTCAGCTGGCTGTTGCTTCTTGCGGTGTTGCTGGCTCTGGCGTTTGCCACCAAGCTCTCCGCTCAATTTTCACGGATTGCGGTGGTGAGCTGGGCCCTGCTCGGCTGGGCGGGCCTGTTCACGCTGCATGTGGGCGGCCGCAAGCTGCTGCGTTGGTGGCGCATCCGCGGTGGCAACAGCCGTGCCCTGCTCTATTGGGGCACGCCCGATGCTGCTGTGGCCTTCCATGAGCGATTGCGCAAAGCGCCCTATTTGGGCCTGAAGCTGGCGGCCTGGTTCAGCCCATTGCCACCCAACGGCCGCACACTGCCAGCGCAGATGCCCCCCTGGGGCGGCAGCTTGCCCCATCTACGCCGTTGGCTTGAACACCACAGCGTTGATCAAATCGTGTTCAGCCACGTGAGCACCGATCAGCTGTCCATGCAGGATCTCCTCCGCTTTCTTGGCGATACCTGCATTCCGGTCACCTACGCGCCGGCCTGGGTGATGCCGGGCATGCGGTTTGAAGTGGAACAAGTAGCCGATCAACCCTGCATTGATCTCTGGCGCCCTAACCAGTCGGCATTGGACGCGGTGCTCAAGCGCCTGTTTGATCTGGCTGTCGCTGGTTTCGCGCTCACGCTGCTCACTCCTGTGCTGGTCGGATTGGCCCTTGCGATCCGCCTCACCAGCCCCGGCCCAGTGTTGTTCAAACAAGATCGCTACGGCCTTGATGGTCGCCGCTTCTCCATTTACAAGTTCCGCAGCATGCGCGTGGTGGAGGCCGGTGATCAACAGGGCCTACGCCAGGCCACCCGCAACGACCCACGCATTACGCCGCTCGGTGCGGTGATGCGCCGCTGGAGCCTCGATGAATTGCCTCAGTTGCTCAACGTGCTCAAAGGCGACATGAGCATCGTGGGCCCGCGCCCCCATGCCGTGGATCACAACGAGCAATACCGCCAGCTCATCCCCGGCTACATGCAGCGCCACCTGGCGAAACCGGGCATGACCGGCCTGGCCCAGATCCGCGGCTTCCGCGGCGAAACCGCCACCCTCGAAGCCATGGCCAACCGCATCGCTGCCGACCTCGAATACCAGCGCGACTGGAGCCTCACCACTGACCTCAAGATCCTGATCAAAACCGTGCTGCACCTGAGGTCGGTGAATGCGTATTGA